The genomic interval AGCTTCGCGGTGATGCGCGCATCGCGGCGAGTCCAGTCCCCCACGAAGAAGGCGACCTGGTGCTCCAGGAAGGCGTTCCGCACCTCGTCCCGCGCGAGCACCGTGCGCTCGTTGAACTTGCAGGTGAGGCACCAGTCCGCCGTGAAGTCGATGAACACGGGCTTGCCCGCCGCCAGCGCGGAGGCCACCGCCTCCTCGCTCCAGGGCGCCGCCAACGCCATCGTGGAGGACGGGGACGCCAAGGCGCCATGCGCCGCGGGCGCCGCGTCATCGAAGCGCAGCGCCGCCACGCCGGAGCCGCCCAACACCAGCGCAGCCACCGTCACCGAGGCCCACTTCCGTCCCCCCTCCTGGAGCTGCGACTGGCCATACACCCACGTCGCCAGGCTCACCGCCACGAGGAAGGCCAACAGCCGCGTCATGCCGTCCACGCCGGCGAGCCCGCCCATCACCGACACCAGCCAGACCGCCGTGCCCAAGAGCGCGAAGCCCAGCACCTGCTTGAAGCGCTCCATCCACGCGCCCGGCTTCGGCAGCTTCTGCGCGAGCCCCGGCACCAGCACCAGCAGACAGAACGGAAGCGCCAGGCCCAGGCCCAGCGCGGTGAACACCGCCAGCACGGTGAACGGGCCCGCCGCGAAGGCGAACCCCACCGCCGTGCCGAGCAGCGGCGCCGAGCACGGCGTGGCCAGCACCACGGCCAGCACACCCTCACCCGCGCTGTGCATGAGGCCGTGGCTCTGGTCCACCTTCCCCGCGAGCGAAGTGCCATCCAGGCCCACGTTGAAGACACCGAAGAGGTTGAGCGAGAAGGCCACCAGCACCGCGCACACCGCCGCGACGAAGAGCGGCTCCTGGAACTGGAAGCCCCAGCCCACGCCCGCGCCTCCCGCGCGCACCGCCAGCACCGCGCCCGCGAGCACCAGCATGCTCGCCACGATGCCGCCCGCGTACGCCGCCGCGTGCGCGCCCACCCGGCCCTGCTCCTGACGCACCATGCGCGTGAAGCCGTAGGCCTTGAGCGCCAGCACGGGGAACACACACGGCATCAGGTTGAGCAGCGCGCCGCCCAGGAGCGCGAACAGCAGCGCCATGCCCAGCCCCAGCGAGGACTCCGCCGGCGCGGCGCTCGCCACCGGCTTCACCGCCGCGAGCGAGTCCTTGATGGACGGAGCCTTGACCACGGGCGTCGCGGGCGCGGCCGCCTGCGCCGCCGCGAAGGGCACCATGGGCAGGTCCACTTCCAACGGCTGGAACCCCGACGCCGCGGCCCCCAGACGCAACACCCCCTTCAGCCGAGGCTCCCCCTGCGGCGCATCCGGCTCCGTCTTGCCCTTGAGCGCATAGCGCCCCGGGGCCGTCTGGGTGAGCGACACCTTCGCGACACCTGGAATGCGCTCGGCGACGAAGAAGTCCTTCTCCGCCGTGGGCACCGGCGCGCCGTTGACGGACGTCACCGTGACGGTGCCGGAGAACTCCTGGCCGGGCGACAGCTGCTTCGAGTCCAGTTCGAGCACCGCCTTGTGCCCCGTGTCCGCCACCGGGCGCGGCACCTGCGAGCGCGCCGTGTCGAAGAGCGGCGCGGTCTCCGCGTCCACGAGCGTCTGCGGGCCCACGGGGATGGAGCGCGTGAGCATCAGGTCGGCGGGGATGCAGTGCACCTCGCACACCAGCGCGTTGATTCCGGCCGACAGGCTGAGCGAGCCCGTGGCCTGCTCGGACGCACGCGCCTGCGCGAAGAGGAGCACCTCGCCGTCGTAGCCGTGGGTGACGATGAAACCATCTGGCGTGCGGAAGGTGTTGGGGAAGGGCCACTGAAGCGGGCCCACCGTGGTGCCCGGCGTGTCCCACGCGACGTCCGTCTCCAGACCGGAGTCACCCGGGTTCTTCCAGTAGATGTGCCAACCCGGGTCGAGACGGAAGCGCACCCCCACGCGAAAGGTGTCGCCCGGCTTCACCTGGGTGGCATCGACCAGCAGCGAGGCCTCGACGCGAGGGTCTCCTTCATCCGGTGCCCCCGAAGCCACCGCGGTGGGAGGCAACGCGGCATGCGCCACCGCCGCCACCCACCACATGCCGATACCGCCCACCAGCGCGAGCCTCTTGGACACCCGTTGCCTCATGCGCCTCCCGTTAACCCACCCGGCGCCGGCTCGCCAGCACCAGACGGGCACGACTTCCGCGCCAGAACCTTCCAGGCAACCCTGCATTCCCCAGGTTCGCTCGCGCCACGGGCATGCGGCGCGACGGGCAACGCGGTGGGTGACACGAGGAGGACACCCCACCCGCTCCCGTGGGATGGGTGGCCAGCCGACCGGGCGCCTTCGCGCCTCAGTCCTCCAACTTCGAGGGCGGCTGCTCGTCCACGGGAGGGACGACACCCACGCGGCTCAAGGTGATGCGAGAGACCTCGGCGCGGGCCCGGCGCATCACCAACGCGTGAGGATGTGCGGCGCGGCGGTCGATGGTGCGGCGCAGGTCCGCCAGGCGCTCCAGGTGACGCTGCGGCGGCACCTCGGCGGCGTTCAACCGAACGAGCTTCGCGAGCGCCTCGTCCGCCAGCTCCAGCGACTTGTTCGCGACCTCCAACGCCCGGCGCATGCTCTCCAGCGCCTGCTCCGAGGTGAGATGATGGCGCTTCGACACACTCGCCCCGTTCGACAAGGCCCTCCACGCGGCGTCCTCCGCGCTGGCCATGTCCAGCTCCGCGGACACCGCGCGCACCATGCGCCCCTCCGCGCTGTCGGGCAGCACCCGCGTCACCTGCACGGGGACCCGGCGAGTGTCGCTCCCCTCCACGTAGGAGGCCGTCACGCCCAGGCTCCACTCGGCCGAGGCGAGCGTCCCGGAGAAGAGCACTCGCCGGGGATAGGCGCGCGACACCGCCCCCAGCGAAGCACTCATCGCATCCCCCTCCACGCGAGAGGGGAAGACATGCCGGCAACGCAGCTCCGCGAAGCCCGACGGCAATACGTAGACGCGAGCCTCCGAGGCCACCTCGCCAAAGAGCTCCGCCGACAGCGACCCCACCGCCGGCCCCAACCCCTCCGGGTTGTCCACGTGGTGGTGGCCCGTGCCGGAAGGGCTGGTGAGCGCCTCCAGGACGTTCGGCAGGTAGTGGCGCCCCAACCCCAGCGCATGCAAGGAGACACCGGACTCCACGATGCGCGCGCCCAGCGTCTTGAAGTCGGCGACGTGGGAAGGGCCCACGGATGGCTCGCCGTCGGTGAGCATCAGGACCTGGGGCCGAGCCCCCGGCACCAGCACCCGGCGCACCGCCTCCGCGCCGCGCTCGACGGCCTCGTGCAGCGCCGTGCCCTCACCCGACTCCAGCTTCGACAACACCTTGAACAGCTGCGCCTTCGCCACGGCGTCCATCGCGCGCACGGGCAGCAGTTGCTCCGGGTCCGCGTCGAAGGTCATCAGGCCCAGGTAGTCGCGAGGTCCCGCGCGGTCGACCAGGGCCTGCGCCGCCTGCACCGCCGCGGACAGCGGCGCCCCGCGCATGGACGCGCTGCGGTCCATCACCAGGTTGATGGCCACGGGGGCACGAGGCGCTTCCGCGTCCGCCTCCAACGTGACGAGCAGCAGCACCTCGCGGCGGCCGTTGTCCTTGTCGCGCTCCACTGCCAAGGCCGTCTGCTTCATCCGTGCTCCCGCGCGAGCCCACGAGACATTGTGCCGCGACACACCCCAGAAGGACGACGTCCCCCACGGCCAGAAGTCTCATGGGCCACGGCGGCAACGTCTGAATCCTCACGGGAGGGTGTCCACGACGAGGATGTCGGCAGACACGCCCTGGAAGCAAGAGGGGGAGCCACCCACGCGGCGCGCCATTGAGACGGCCCGGCTCAACCCACACCCTGGCTCAATCAACACCCACGGATACGCCCCCGCGCCTCACCAGCCGCGGGGGCCACACTTCACTCGCCGCCAGCGGCATTCCACCCGCCCCACGACTCCTCGGCGTAGCCCCATGCACGGCCTCCGGGAGAGCCCTCCACCGGCGTCACGGACTCGCTCTCACCATCTTCCGCGAGGTCCACATACGGCAGCCCCTCATCGTCCATGTACGTGGTGTCATCGTGAACCATGTCTGGCTCCTTCGGGCGCTCCGCTTCACCGACGGTCAGCGGCCTTCCGGCTCGCCGCCTCGCGGGCGTCCCCCTGTTCGGCCCTCCCAGGTCCGCCCCATGCGGTACCCGGCCTCCAACTCATTGACCGATTTACCGACCATGGTGACAATGGTGCAGCGCATTGTAAAGCCCTTGGGACGTCAATCTTCCGGTCGCCCCACTGAGCCCGCCTCTGCCCGCCCGCTCATCCGGCCATATCTCAATGATTTCAAACAGATGAAAGAGCGTTGA from Myxococcus stipitatus carries:
- a CDS encoding vWA domain-containing protein, whose product is MKQTALAVERDKDNGRREVLLLVTLEADAEAPRAPVAINLVMDRSASMRGAPLSAAVQAAQALVDRAGPRDYLGLMTFDADPEQLLPVRAMDAVAKAQLFKVLSKLESGEGTALHEAVERGAEAVRRVLVPGARPQVLMLTDGEPSVGPSHVADFKTLGARIVESGVSLHALGLGRHYLPNVLEALTSPSGTGHHHVDNPEGLGPAVGSLSAELFGEVASEARVYVLPSGFAELRCRHVFPSRVEGDAMSASLGAVSRAYPRRVLFSGTLASAEWSLGVTASYVEGSDTRRVPVQVTRVLPDSAEGRMVRAVSAELDMASAEDAAWRALSNGASVSKRHHLTSEQALESMRRALEVANKSLELADEALAKLVRLNAAEVPPQRHLERLADLRRTIDRRAAHPHALVMRRARAEVSRITLSRVGVVPPVDEQPPSKLED
- a CDS encoding protein-disulfide reductase DsbD family protein, producing MRQRVSKRLALVGGIGMWWVAAVAHAALPPTAVASGAPDEGDPRVEASLLVDATQVKPGDTFRVGVRFRLDPGWHIYWKNPGDSGLETDVAWDTPGTTVGPLQWPFPNTFRTPDGFIVTHGYDGEVLLFAQARASEQATGSLSLSAGINALVCEVHCIPADLMLTRSIPVGPQTLVDAETAPLFDTARSQVPRPVADTGHKAVLELDSKQLSPGQEFSGTVTVTSVNGAPVPTAEKDFFVAERIPGVAKVSLTQTAPGRYALKGKTEPDAPQGEPRLKGVLRLGAAASGFQPLEVDLPMVPFAAAQAAAPATPVVKAPSIKDSLAAVKPVASAAPAESSLGLGMALLFALLGGALLNLMPCVFPVLALKAYGFTRMVRQEQGRVGAHAAAYAGGIVASMLVLAGAVLAVRAGGAGVGWGFQFQEPLFVAAVCAVLVAFSLNLFGVFNVGLDGTSLAGKVDQSHGLMHSAGEGVLAVVLATPCSAPLLGTAVGFAFAAGPFTVLAVFTALGLGLALPFCLLVLVPGLAQKLPKPGAWMERFKQVLGFALLGTAVWLVSVMGGLAGVDGMTRLLAFLVAVSLATWVYGQSQLQEGGRKWASVTVAALVLGGSGVAALRFDDAAPAAHGALASPSSTMALAAPWSEEAVASALAAGKPVFIDFTADWCLTCKFNERTVLARDEVRNAFLEHQVAFFVGDWTRRDARITAKLAEHGRAGVPMYLVMSPGAPDKPEVLSELLTVDSVVDSVKRAAECSKSRHQDGAKVVCSAAFPRP